The following coding sequences lie in one Scatophagus argus isolate fScaArg1 chromosome 9, fScaArg1.pri, whole genome shotgun sequence genomic window:
- the LOC124064365 gene encoding teashirt homolog 1-like, producing the protein MPRRKQQEPRRSAAYMPEDELKAAAQDEEEHLQDDGLSLDGQDNEFLCNEEEEDADGGQPTSYRDSPLSNGTNPDAGYGSPLSDASDRLPDFKSNSSGDGQDREDTALPFRPNNGLSFQDSLAQMKAVYANLISDASWSSITMDIMKSKPAAAGGVNSALTTSEPTSAASVSTTTTTSKSSGVNMASSHHNGRSSSTTVNHKGSASGNTNGTAASSVSSHSATSSSGNSSGGASNGSGVAYDWHQAALAKTLQQTPYHLLPEPSLFSTVQLYRQNNKLYGSVFTGASKFRCKDCSAAYDTLVGLTVHMNETGHYRDDNKEKEEEQGKRWSKPRKRSLMEMEGKEDAQKVLKCMYCGHSFESLQDLSVHMIKTKHYQKVPLKEPVPALATKLVPSSAKKRVIQDIVSPCSPDSVHAGSGGGSVSLGDVGKDTKSAANPYVTPNNRYGYQNGASYTWQFEARKAQILKCMECGSSHDTLQQLTAHMMVTGHFLKVTNSASKKGKQLVFDPVVEEKIQSIPLPPTTTRLPVPTSVKSQPVSPALSSGSEEKREGGEDEKFEGGEQLEKKIKEEKDDSGDKSETDATSYKYLREEDLEETPKEGLDILKSLENTVSSAISKAQTGTPTWGGYPSIHAAYQLQGAMKSSSTVLPPMVQSVQMQPMFNSGLRSLVNDPNSVIHSPRSPSSPTPLRSNVTAMEELVEKVTGKAATVKKEKEEKMVSMERCRVPSLVKSPSPALREQREQLVSPNDLSVGKPSGMRSSSPGSVDSELICKKEPKESLVDGHNNHSKNGSEACQSPVTNGNNLGIITDHSPESPFINPLSALQSIMNTHLGKASKPVSPAADPLSMLYKISNSMMDKPAFNPTPQGKPAEPINHYQLYENNDQPIDLSKHKSTTSNNNNNSSRVLLTNNSVNGNKPLMSLPDSVSSPLRENALMDISDMVKNLTGRLTPKSSTPSSISEKSDADGSAFEDALEDLSPVQKRKGRQSNWNPQHLLILQAQFASSLRETSEGRYAMTDLGPQERVHICKFTGLSMTTISHWLANVKYQLRRTGGTKFLKNMDSCQPVFLCGDCASQFRTPSSYISHLESHLGFSLKDLSKLSAEHLREQQAASKVITDKMTFGSPLSALTTPEDDTGSVYQCRLCNRTFVSKHAVKLHLSKTHGKSPEDHLVFVTALEKLEKLDKMEKV; encoded by the coding sequence caTACATGCCCGAGGATGAGCTTAAGGCAGCTGCTCAAGATGAGGAAGAGCACCTGCAGGATGACGGCCTCTCATTAGATGGCCAGGACAATGAGTTCCTGTGcaacgaggaagaggaggatgcagATGGAGGCCAGCCAACTAGTTACAGAGACTCTCCACTCAGCAATGGCACTAATCCTGATGCTGGATATGGATCTCCACTCAGTGATGCCAGCGACCGACTTCCGGACTTCAAGAGCAACTCTTCCGGGGATGGTCAGGATAGGGAAGACACAGCTTTGCCCTTTCGCCCCAACAACGGCCTCTCTTTCCAGGATAGTCTGGCACAGATGAAAGCCGTCTATGCAAACCTCATCTCAGATGCCTCTTGGTCCAGTATCACAATGGACATCATGAAATCTaagcctgctgcagctggtggtGTCAACAGTGCCCTCACCACTTCAGAGCCcacatctgctgcttctgtctccacaacaacaactacaagtAAGAGCAGTGGGGTCAATATGGCAAGCAGTCACCATAATGGCAGGAGCTCCAGCACCACTGTTAACCACAAAGGCAGCGCAAGTGGCAATACTAATGGCACAGCAGCTTCCTCTGTTAGCAGCCACAGTGCAACCAGCAGCAGTGGGAACAGCAGTGGTGGGGCTAGTAATGGCAGTGGTGTGGCCTATGACTGGCACCAGGCAGCACTTGCCAAGACTCTTCAGCAGACCCCCTACCACCTTTTACCAGAGCCCAGCCTTTTCAGCACAGTGCAGCTCTACCGGCAGAACAACAAGCTGTATGGCTCTGTTTTCACTGGTGCGAGCAAGTTTCGCTGCAAAGACTGCAGCGCTGCCTACGACACACTGGTGGGTTTGACAGTCCACATGAATGAGACAGGCCACTATCGGGATGACAacaaggaaaaagaggaggagcagggaaaGCGCTGGTCCAAACCACGCAAGCGCTCCCTGATGgagatggaggggaaagaggaTGCCCAGAAGGTACTGAAATGCATGTATTGTGGCCACTCATTTGAGTCTCTGCAAGATCTCAGCGTTCACATGATCAAGACCAAGCATTACCAGAAAGTGCCTCTCAAAGAACCAGTGCCAGCCTTGGCCACTAAACTGGTGCCCAGTTCAGCTAAAAAACGAGTTATCCAAGATATTGTCTCCCCGTGTTCTCCAGACTCTGTCCATGCTGGTAGTGGTGGTGGCAGTGTATCCCTTGGAGATGTTGGAAAAGATACAAAATCTGCAGCTAACCCCTATGTTACGCCTAACAACCGTTATGGCTACCAGAATGGTGCCAGTTACACATGGCAGTTTGAAGCTCGTAAAGCCCAGATCCTCAAATGCATGGAGTGTGGGAGCTCTCATGATACTCTGCAACAGCTAACTGCCCACATGATGGTTACAGGTCACTTTTTGAAGGTTACAAATTCTGCTTCAAAGAAGGGCAAACAGTTGGTTTTCGATCCAGTGGTCGAAGAGAAGATTCAGTCTATCCCACTGCCACCGACCACCACCAGACTCCCAGTTCCCACCAGTGTTAAGTCTCAGCCAGTGTCCCCTGCCTTGTCCTCTGGctcagaggaaaagagggaaggaggtgaggatgaaAAATTTGAAGGTGGTGAGCaactggagaaaaaaatcaaggaggagaaagatgacTCAGGTGATAAATCTGAGACTGATGCCACTTCATACAAATACCTTAGAGAAGAAGATCTGGAGGAGACACCAAAGGAGGGTTTAGATATTCTTAAATCCCTTGAGAACACAGTATCCAGTGCCATCAGCAAGGCCCAGACAGGCACACCCACATGGGGTGGTTACCCTAGCATTCATGCAGCCTACCAGTTGCAGGGTGCAATGAAGAGCTCCAGTACTGTTCTTCCCCCAATGGTCCAGAGTGTACAGATGCAGCCCATGTTTAACAGTGGGCTACGAAGCCTGGTGAATGATCCAAACTCAGTCATTCATTCACCCCGGAGCCCCTCCTCCCCTACCCCCCTCAGGAGCAATGTCACTGCCATGGAGGAGCTTGTAGAGAAAGTGACAGGAAAAGCTGCCACTgtgaagaaggaaaaggaggagaagatggtGAGCATGGAACGATGCCGAGTCCCATCATTAGTAAAATCCCCTTCTCCTGCACTGAGAGAGCAGCGAGAGCAATTAGTATCTCCAAATGACCTTTCTGTAGGTAAACCATCTGGTATGAGAAGTAGTAGCCCAGGCAGCGTAGATTCAGAGCTCATCTGCAAGAAGGAGCCCAAAGAGAGCCTAGTAGATGGCCACAACAACCATTCAAAGAATGGCTCCGAGGCATGTCAGTCTCCAGTAACTAATGGTAACAATCTTGGCATCATCACTGATCACTCCCCGGAAAGTCCTTTCATCAACCCCCTCAGCGCACTCCAGTCAATCATGAACACTCACCTGGGTAAGGCCTCTAAACCAGTAAGCCCAGCAGCAGACCCACTCTCTATGCTTTACAAAATCAGCAACAGCATGATGGATAAGCCAGCTTTCAACCCAACTCCTCAGGGCAAGCCAGCTGAGCCTATCAACCACTATCAGTTGTATGAAAACAATGACCAGCCTATAGACCTGAGTAAACACAAGTCCACCACtagcaacaacaataacaacagcagcagagtgctCTTGACCAACAATAGTGTAAATGGTAACAAACCCCTTATGTCCCTCCCTGACtcagtctcctctcctctgagaGAGAATGCTCTGATGGACATTTCTGATATGGTAAAGAACCTCACTGGAAGACTGACCCCCAAATCTTCAACACCCTCCTCCATCTCAGAGAAGTCAGACGCAGACGGCAGTGCATTTGAAGATGCCCTAGAGGACCTCTCACCAGTTCAGAAGAGGAAGGGCAGGCAATCCAACTGGAATCCTCAGCACCTCCTCATTCTCCAGGCACAGTTTGCATCCAGCCTGAGGGAGACCTCAGAGGGACGCTATGCCATGACTGATCTAGGCCCCCAGGAAAGGGTCCACATCTGTAAGTTCACTGGCCTCTCTATGACCACCATATCCCACTGGCTGGCTAATGTCAAGTACCAGCTGAGACGGACTGGGGGCACCAAGTTTCTCAAGAACATGGACTCGTGCCAGCCTGTGTTCCTCTGTGGTGACTGTGCTTCCCAGTTCAGGACTCCCTCCTCCTACATCAGCCACCTGGAGTCTCACCTGGGCTTCAGCTTGAAGGACctgtccaaactgtcagctgagcACCTACGGGAGCAGCAGGCTGCCTCAAAGGTGatcacagacaaaatgacattCGGCAGCCCCCTGTCAGCCttgaccacaccagaggacgACACAGGCTCTGTGTACCAGTGCAGACTTTGCAATCGGACATTTGTCAGCAAACACGCAGTCAAACTGCACCTCAGCAAAACCCATGGCAAGTCTCCAGAGGACCACCTGGTGTTTGTCACTGCTTTGGAGAAACTTGAGAAACTAGACAAAATGGAGAAGGTTtaa